The following are from one region of the Shinella sp. PSBB067 genome:
- a CDS encoding MFS transporter has translation MSDHILPNAAPSSGQQPLPAITVTLIILALAVGSFGIGTGEFAIMGLLPDVAGTFGVTTAQAGYVISAYALGVVVGAPVIAVIGARYRRRDLLLVLMGVFAAGNLASAAAPGFQSFMLFRFLSGLPHGAYFGVAALVAASMVPVNKRTQAVGKVMLGLTVATLIGTPLATFFGQLLDWQYMFFAVGITGLLTVALIAIFLPRDAAPKGINALTELSALRRKQVWLTLGIAATGFCGMFAVFTYISPIVTDVAGLNVGMVPVFMAIFGGGMIVGNIFGAKLADLSLMRTIGWSLVLYFFVLVSLSLTAHNPVLLGLCCFLIGCSFVVGPALQTRLMDVAGNAQTLAAALNHSAFNVANALGALFGGLSISAGYGYGSMGFVGAATAVVGFGVFLLSAAMERMDREAATACPAE, from the coding sequence GTGTCCGACCATATCCTGCCGAACGCCGCCCCCTCCTCCGGGCAGCAGCCGCTTCCCGCGATCACCGTCACCCTCATCATCCTGGCGCTCGCCGTCGGCAGCTTCGGCATCGGCACCGGCGAATTCGCCATCATGGGGCTCCTGCCCGATGTCGCCGGCACCTTCGGCGTGACGACCGCCCAGGCCGGCTATGTCATCAGTGCCTATGCGCTCGGCGTGGTGGTCGGTGCGCCCGTGATCGCCGTCATCGGCGCGCGCTATCGCCGCCGCGACCTGCTTCTGGTGCTGATGGGCGTCTTCGCCGCGGGCAACCTTGCCAGCGCCGCGGCGCCGGGCTTCCAGAGCTTCATGCTGTTCCGCTTCCTCTCCGGCCTGCCGCACGGCGCCTATTTCGGCGTCGCCGCGCTGGTCGCCGCCTCCATGGTGCCGGTCAACAAGCGCACGCAGGCGGTCGGCAAGGTCATGCTGGGCCTGACCGTCGCGACCCTGATCGGCACGCCGCTCGCCACCTTCTTCGGCCAGCTCCTCGACTGGCAGTACATGTTCTTCGCGGTCGGCATCACCGGGCTCCTGACGGTCGCGCTGATCGCGATCTTCCTGCCGCGCGACGCGGCGCCAAAGGGCATCAACGCGCTGACGGAGCTTTCCGCCCTCAGGCGCAAGCAGGTCTGGCTGACGCTCGGCATTGCCGCCACCGGCTTCTGCGGCATGTTCGCCGTCTTCACCTATATCTCGCCCATCGTCACCGACGTCGCCGGCCTCAATGTCGGCATGGTGCCGGTCTTCATGGCGATCTTCGGCGGCGGCATGATCGTCGGCAACATCTTCGGGGCAAAGCTCGCCGACCTCTCGCTGATGCGCACGATCGGCTGGTCGCTGGTGCTCTACTTCTTCGTGCTCGTCAGCCTGTCGCTGACGGCGCACAACCCGGTCCTGCTCGGCCTCTGCTGCTTCCTGATCGGCTGCAGCTTCGTCGTCGGCCCTGCCCTCCAGACGCGCCTGATGGACGTCGCCGGCAATGCGCAGACGCTCGCCGCCGCGCTCAACCACTCCGCCTTCAACGTCGCCAATGCACTCGGCGCGCTGTTCGGCGGCCTGTCGATCAGCGCGGGCTACGGCTACGGCTCGATGGGCTTCGTCGGCGCGGCGACGGCCGTGGTGGGCTTCGGCGTGTTCCTGCTGTCGGCGGCGATGGAGCGGATGGACCGCGAGGCGGCCACCGCCTGCCCGGCGGAATAA
- a CDS encoding aspartate aminotransferase family protein, with product MSKTSAAAVSNLGALDAAHHLHPFSDMKKLNAAGTRIIERGEGCYIFDNHGKRYLDGFAGLWCVNIGYGRKEIADAVMRQMNELPYYNTFFGTTTPPAVLLAQKITSHAGPNINRVFFTGSGSEANDTWFRMARVYWGAMGKPTKKAIIARKNGYHGSTVAGASLGGMKWMHEQGDLPIAGVHHIDQPFWYGEGGDLSSDEFGLKMARQLEEKIDELGEDNVAAFVAEPIQGAGGVIVPPATYWPEIARICKARNILLVADEVICGFGRTGHWFGHQHFGVEPDLAPIAKGLSSGYLPIGGVMVSDRVGNVLVEEVGDFNHGFTYSGHPVCAAAALENLRIIEDEKLVERVHDDIGPYLAAGLKSLEDLPIVGEVQQVGLMAAVQLAEDKTTRKRFEDKEKAGVTVRNHCLENGLVLRATGDRMLFSPPLVITHAEVDQMVDITRKGLEHAWKVLTA from the coding sequence ATGTCGAAGACCAGCGCAGCAGCCGTTTCCAACCTCGGTGCCCTCGATGCCGCCCACCATCTTCATCCCTTCTCGGACATGAAGAAGCTGAACGCGGCGGGCACGCGCATCATCGAACGCGGCGAAGGCTGCTACATCTTCGACAACCACGGCAAGCGCTATCTCGACGGCTTCGCGGGCCTCTGGTGCGTCAATATCGGCTATGGCCGCAAGGAGATCGCCGATGCGGTCATGCGCCAGATGAACGAGCTGCCCTACTACAACACCTTCTTCGGCACCACGACGCCGCCGGCCGTGCTGCTCGCCCAGAAGATCACCTCCCATGCCGGCCCGAACATCAACCGCGTCTTCTTCACCGGCTCGGGCTCCGAGGCCAACGACACCTGGTTCCGCATGGCCCGCGTCTACTGGGGCGCCATGGGCAAGCCGACCAAGAAGGCGATCATCGCCCGCAAGAACGGCTATCACGGCTCCACCGTCGCCGGCGCCTCGCTCGGCGGCATGAAGTGGATGCACGAGCAGGGCGACCTGCCGATCGCCGGCGTCCATCACATCGACCAGCCCTTCTGGTACGGCGAGGGCGGCGACCTTTCGTCCGACGAGTTCGGCCTGAAGATGGCCCGCCAGCTCGAAGAGAAGATCGACGAGCTCGGCGAGGACAATGTCGCCGCCTTCGTCGCAGAGCCGATCCAGGGCGCGGGCGGCGTCATCGTGCCGCCGGCCACCTACTGGCCGGAAATCGCGCGCATCTGCAAGGCGCGCAACATCCTGCTGGTGGCGGACGAGGTGATCTGCGGTTTTGGCCGCACCGGCCACTGGTTCGGCCACCAGCATTTCGGCGTCGAGCCGGACCTCGCCCCCATCGCCAAGGGCCTTTCCTCCGGCTATCTGCCCATCGGCGGCGTCATGGTCTCCGACCGCGTCGGCAATGTGCTGGTCGAGGAAGTGGGCGATTTCAACCACGGCTTCACCTATTCCGGCCACCCGGTCTGCGCCGCCGCAGCGCTCGAAAACCTGCGCATCATCGAGGATGAAAAGCTCGTCGAGCGCGTCCACGACGACATCGGCCCCTATCTCGCCGCCGGCCTCAAGTCGCTGGAAGACCTGCCGATCGTCGGCGAAGTCCAGCAGGTCGGCCTGATGGCCGCCGTCCAGCTCGCCGAGGACAAGACGACCCGCAAGCGCTTCGAGGACAAGGAAAAGGCCGGCGTCACCGTCCGTAACCATTGCCTCGAAAACGGCCTGGTCCTGCGCGCCACCGGCGACCGCATGCTCTTCTCCCCGCCGCTCGTCATCACCCATGCGGAAGTCGACCAGATGGTCGACATCACGCGCAAGGGGCTGGAACATGCATGGAAGGTGCTGACGGCCTGA
- a CDS encoding glutamine synthetase family protein, with product MTNDKTAAGSPPANALSNAQARIEILLVGMNGDLRGKQVPPEGEKKIWDGSVRLPSSTQSLDIWGDDNDDITGLSLSVGDPDGVCIPDRRSLAAMPWAPEGSRQVLATMHEFDGSPSFMDPRAILARMLKRFEDRGLTPVVATELEFYVVEDDWRETGKPRPPAALMYRDQPNGFQLYDMRATDALDDYLQTVRAWAKAMDLPADATTAEFGPGQFEINLLHRPDALAAADDCIYLKRIAEQAARRFGLKSTCMAKPYADQAGSGLHVHCSVIDRDGRNVLDAKGGEPTKLKSVCAGMLQTMRDAQLVFAPFANSYRRFQPGSFAPVDLTWGFGHRGTAIRIPDKDGPAARVEHRVAGADVNPYLLLTAILGGILLGLDNPLDPGPVTEPGKDAPDARRLTHDFLTAVEEFSASPFIADAFGPAYQKLYGDTKRKEAITYLRTVSDFDYQTYLPRI from the coding sequence ATGACAAACGACAAGACGGCAGCCGGTTCGCCGCCCGCCAATGCCCTTAGCAATGCCCAAGCCCGTATCGAAATCCTCCTCGTCGGCATGAACGGGGACCTGCGCGGCAAGCAGGTGCCGCCGGAGGGCGAGAAGAAGATCTGGGACGGCTCGGTGCGCCTGCCCTCCTCCACCCAGTCGCTCGACATCTGGGGCGACGACAACGACGACATCACCGGCCTTTCCCTTTCCGTCGGCGACCCGGACGGCGTGTGCATTCCCGACCGCCGCTCGCTGGCGGCCATGCCCTGGGCGCCCGAGGGATCGCGGCAGGTGCTGGCGACCATGCACGAATTCGACGGCTCGCCCTCCTTCATGGACCCGCGCGCCATCCTCGCGCGCATGCTGAAGCGGTTCGAGGACAGGGGGCTGACGCCGGTCGTCGCCACGGAACTCGAATTCTACGTGGTGGAGGACGACTGGCGCGAGACGGGCAAGCCGCGCCCGCCGGCCGCCCTCATGTATCGCGACCAGCCGAACGGCTTCCAGCTCTACGACATGCGCGCGACGGATGCGCTCGACGATTACCTCCAGACCGTGCGGGCCTGGGCGAAGGCCATGGACCTGCCGGCGGACGCGACCACGGCGGAATTCGGCCCCGGCCAGTTCGAGATCAACCTGCTGCACCGGCCGGATGCGCTCGCCGCCGCCGACGACTGCATCTACCTCAAGCGCATCGCCGAGCAGGCCGCGCGCCGATTCGGCCTGAAATCCACCTGCATGGCCAAGCCCTATGCGGACCAGGCGGGCTCCGGCCTGCATGTCCATTGCAGCGTTATCGACAGGGACGGCCGGAACGTCCTCGACGCAAAGGGCGGCGAGCCGACCAAGCTGAAATCGGTCTGCGCCGGCATGCTGCAGACGATGCGCGACGCGCAGCTCGTCTTCGCGCCCTTCGCCAATTCCTACCGCCGCTTCCAGCCCGGTTCCTTCGCGCCCGTGGACCTCACTTGGGGCTTCGGCCATCGCGGCACCGCGATCCGCATTCCGGACAAGGACGGCCCGGCGGCGCGCGTCGAGCACCGCGTGGCGGGGGCGGACGTCAATCCCTACCTGTTGCTGACGGCGATCCTCGGCGGCATCCTTCTCGGGCTCGACAATCCGCTCGACCCCGGCCCGGTGACGGAGCCGGGCAAGGACGCGCCGGACGCAAGGCGCCTGACGCACGACTTCCTGACGGCCGTGGAGGAATTTTCCGCCTCGCCCTTCATCGCCGATGCGTTCGGGCCGGCCTACCAGAAGCTCTACGGCGACACCAAGCGCAAGGAGGCGATCACCTACCTGCGCACGGTCTCGGATTTCGACTACCAGACCTATCTGCCGCGGATTTGA
- a CDS encoding diacylglycerol kinase family protein, which produces MRVQAIFNRDGGTFRTTDMEAYARHAEKVFSAAGHHLDCDIVEGADIGLALRRCSDRTDLDAMLAGGGDGTVSAAAGLAWQSGMPLGIIPAGTMNLFARSLKIPLDIWQAIDALADGDIAAADIGTADDRAFVHQFSAGLHARMVRLRNAMSYRSRLGKIAANTRAAIGVILDPPEFEVEFDVDGVEEHRKVSAINISNNRFGENGLLYADDLTGGHLGLYTTKPLKPAGVARLAFDILRGKLRENADVTEMTGTAVELHFPNVERSINCVIDGELLPMDRDVSIRLHPGELKVMVPKVQAENMPTTEPAAA; this is translated from the coding sequence ATGAGAGTACAGGCGATCTTCAACAGGGACGGGGGGACGTTCCGCACCACCGACATGGAGGCCTATGCGCGTCATGCGGAAAAGGTCTTCTCGGCGGCGGGGCACCATCTCGACTGCGACATCGTCGAGGGCGCCGATATAGGCTTGGCGCTGCGGCGCTGTTCGGACCGCACCGATCTCGACGCGATGCTGGCCGGCGGCGGCGACGGCACGGTATCGGCCGCGGCGGGCCTTGCCTGGCAGAGCGGCATGCCGCTCGGCATCATCCCGGCCGGCACGATGAACCTCTTCGCCAGGTCGCTGAAGATTCCGCTCGACATCTGGCAGGCGATCGACGCGCTGGCCGATGGCGACATCGCGGCGGCCGACATCGGCACGGCCGACGACCGCGCCTTCGTGCACCAGTTCTCCGCCGGCCTTCACGCCCGCATGGTGCGGCTGCGCAACGCAATGAGCTACCGCTCCAGGCTCGGCAAGATCGCGGCCAACACGCGCGCCGCCATCGGTGTCATCCTCGATCCGCCGGAATTCGAGGTTGAGTTCGACGTCGACGGCGTCGAGGAGCACCGCAAGGTCTCGGCCATCAACATCTCGAACAACCGCTTCGGCGAGAACGGCCTGCTCTATGCCGACGACCTCACCGGCGGCCATCTCGGCCTCTACACGACCAAGCCGCTGAAGCCGGCCGGTGTCGCACGGCTCGCCTTCGATATCCTGCGCGGCAAGCTGCGTGAGAATGCCGACGTCACGGAGATGACCGGCACCGCGGTGGAGCTGCATTTCCCCAATGTCGAGCGGTCGATCAATTGCGTGATCGACGGCGAGCTCCTGCCGATGGATCGCGACGTCTCCATCCGCCTGCATCCGGGCGAACTGAAGGTCATGGTGCCGAAGGTCCAGGCGGAGAACATGCCGACGACCGAGCCGGCTGCCGCCTGA